From Drosophila nasuta strain 15112-1781.00 chromosome X, ASM2355853v1, whole genome shotgun sequence, one genomic window encodes:
- the LOC132795005 gene encoding nardilysin encodes MLWGPQSSRCFTLCLSSALPAASTTKFAINFQCHYFLQHSRSIGQSARYNAKRRHTSHKLILPPTINNNNNIKKTAMSEQVKYLDTPDKSETDKKIYKSLLLSNGLHALIVSDPSPMPHDGFTSSESSVGGETEETSAETETSDSSSESTSSSSGSGNSESDSDSEVGDEKLAACAIMIDYGSFAEPRQYQGLAHFLEHMIFMGSEKYPEENIFDAHIKKCGGFDNAMTDCEDTLFYFEVAEKHLDSSLDYFTALMKHPLMKQEAMQRERCAVDSEFQQIVLEDETRRDQLLASLATDGYPHATFAWGNMKTLKENVDDDVLHKVLHEIRRDHYAANRMYLCLQARLPIEELETLVVRHFADIPSNTVRAPDLSQFNYREAFRPEFHQHAFFVRPVENVCKVELTWVLPSVRQYYRSKPDQFLSFIFGYEGRGSLCAYLRRKLWALELVAGIDDNGFDLNSMYSLFNVCIYLTDEGFKHIDEVLAATFAYVKVVADANPKDLRVIYDEQQGIEATGFRFQSQRPAMDNVQDLVINSKYFPPKDVLTGKELYYEYNEAHLAELINHLNEFKFNLMFTARKYEDLVYDKQEKWFGTEYTSIPMPEKWQQLWNDATSKSLPDLFLPEPNRFVVEDFTLFWHKNGKPEVPEAPKKLLQNEICELWFRADDKYDLPEAFMTFFFISPLQRKNAKNDAMCGLYEELVKFHVSEELYPATSAGFSYTFNVSEKGLTLQVRGYNEKLHLLVESIAQAMVTVSSTLNEDMLETFVKDQRKSYFNTLIKPRQLNRDVRLCVLEHIRWLMIDKYKSLNDITLKDLKEFATLFPQQLYVQGLVQGNYTEESAHNVMNTLLTLLGCKAIQERKYIEDRTVQLPQGAHYIRCHALNEQDTNTVITNFYQLGPNTVRLECILDLLMMFVEEPLFNQLRTKEQLGYHVTATVRMNYGIAGYSIMVNSQETKNAASHVESRIEVFRNNMMQILENMSQEDYDHTRDSLIKLKLVADMALNTEVTRNWNEIINGEYMFDRRRQQIEVLNTLTKSEIIAFLLDNEITNMRKISVQVIGHKTKDSEVVDGDVKSDSVAKEQEEDDDDDDEEEEEEDDEEELFQMLANKLNVTFLPIEGDATTIVDIADFKANLDLYPLNPATVAASDEAAKRPKIIEDALKST; translated from the exons ATGCTTTGGGGCCCACAAAGCAGTCGATGCTTCACACTTTGCCTATCATCAGCACTGCCGGCAGCATCAACAAcgaaatttgcaataaatttccAGTGTCATTATTTTTTGCAACATTCACGTTCGATCGGACAAAGCGCTCGTTACAACGCAAAGCGACGACACACAAGCCACAAACTAATTCTACCACCaaccatcaacaacaacaacaacataaagaAGACCGCAATGTCCGAACAAGTGAAATATTTGGATACGCCTGATAAGTCAGAGACGgataaaaaaatttacaa GTCTTTGCTGCTTTCCAATGGCTTGCACGCTTTGATCGTCTCGGACCCAAGTCCGATGCCACACGACGGATTCACCAGCTCGGAGTCCTCGGTGGGCGGCGAAACAGAAGAAACATCCGCGGAAACGGAGACCAGCGACAGCTCCAGTGAGAGCACATCGTCCAGCTcgggcagcggcaacagcgaATCCGATTCGGACAGCGAGGTGGGCGATGAGAAGTTGGCCGCGTGTGCCATCATGATTGACTATGGCTCCTTTGCTGAGCCACGACAATACCAGGGACTGGCACATTTCCTTGAGCACATGATCTTCATGGGCTCGGAGAAGTATCCCGAGGAGAATATCTTTGATGCGCACATCAAGAAGTGCGGTGGCTTCGACAACGCGATGACTGACTGCGAGGATACGCTTTTCTATTTCGAGGTGGCCGAAAAGCACTTGGATTCCAGCTTGGATTACTTTACTGCACTCATGAAGCATCCCCTAATGAAGCAGGAGGCAATGCAGCGTGAACGCTGCGCTGTCGACTCCGAGTTCCAGCAGATCGTGCTCGAGGATGAGACACGTCGCGACCAGCTGCTGGCCAGCCTGGCCACCGATGGCTATCCCCATGCCACATTTGCCTGGGGCAACATGAAGACCCTCAAAGAGAATGTCGATGACGATGTGCTGCACAAGGTGCTGCACGAAATACGACGCGATCATTACGCGGCCAATCGCATGTATTTGTGCCTGCAGGCACGCCTCCCCATCGAGGAGCTGGAGACGTTGGTGGTGCGTCATTTCGCCGATATACCCAGCAACACGGTGCGTGCTCCGGATCTCAGTCAATTCAATTACCGCGAGGCCTTTCGTCCCGAGTTCCACCAGCATGCGTTCTTCGTGCGGCCCGTGGAGAACGTGTGCAAGGTGGAGCTGACCTGGGTGCTGCCCAGTGTGCGTCAGTACTATCGCAGCAAGCCGGATCAGTTCCTCTCCTTCATATTTGGCTACGAGGGACGCGGCAGCCTCTGCGCCTATCTGCGTCGCAAGCTGTGGGCCTTGGAGCTGGTCGCTGGGATCGATGACAACGGCTTCGATTTGAATTCAATGTACAGTCTGTTCAATGTCTGCATCTATCTGACGGACGAGGGTTTCAAGCACATCGATGAGGTGCTCGCCGCCACCTTTGCCTACGTCAAGGTTGTGGCCGATGCCAATCCAAAGGATTTGCGTGTCATCTACGACGAACAGCAGGGCATCGAGGCAACAGGTTTTCGCTTTCAATCCCAGCGACCGGCCATGGATAATGTACAGGATCTGGTGATCAATAGCAAATACTTTCCGCCCAAGGATGTGCTGACCGGCAAGGAGCTCTACTACGAGTACAATGAGGCGCATCTCGCCGAGTTAATCAACCACCTTAATGAGTTCAAATTCAATCTGATGTTCACCGCTCGCAAGTACGAGGATCTGGTGTATGACAAGCAGGAGAAATGGTTTGGCACCGAATACACAAGCATTCCCATGCCTGAAAAGTGGCAACAGTTGTGGAACGACGCCACTTCCAAGTCGTTGCCGGATTTGTTTTTGCCCGAACCGAATCGCTTTGTCGTCGAGGACTTTACGCTCTTCTGGCATAAGAACGGCAAACCCGAGGTCCCCGAAGCCCCCAAAAAGCTGCTGCAGAACGAGATATGTGAGCTGTGGTTCCGTGCCGATGATAAATACGATCTGCCCGAGGCGTTTATGACATTCTTCTTCATCTCACCGCTGCAGCGCAAGAATGCCAAAAA TGATGCCATGTGTGGTTTATACGAGGAGCTAGTCAAATTCCATGTGAGCGAGGAACTTTATCCGGCCACCAGCGCAGGCTTCAGCTACACGTTCAACGTGAGCGAGAAGGGACTGACTCTTCAGGTGCGCGGCTACAACGAGAAACTGCATTTGCTGGTCGAATCGATTGCTCAGGCCATGGTCACGGTGAGCTCCACGCTCAATGAGGACATGCTCGAGACATTTGTCAAGGATCAGCGCAAGAGTTATTTCAACACTCTGATCAAGCCACGCCAACTTAACAG GGACGTTCGCCTGTGCGTGCTGGAGCACATACGCTGGCTGATGATCGACAAGTACAAGAGCCTCAACGACATCACACTGAAGGATCTGAAGGAGTTTGCCACACTGTTTCCGCAGCAATTGTACGTGCAGGGTTTGGTGCAGGGCAACTACACCGAGGAGTCGGCTCACAATGTGATGAACACGCTGCTCACACTCCTCGGCTGCAAGGCGATCCAGGAGCGCAAATACATCGAGGATCGGACGGTGCAGCTGCCGCAAGGAGCGCACTATATACGCTGTCATGCGCTCAACGAGCAGGACACAAACACTGTGATCACGAACTTCTATCAACTGGGACCGAACACGGTCCGACTCGAGTGCATACTCGATCTGCTGATGATGTTCGTGGAGGAGCCGCTGTTCAATCAGTTGCGCACCAAGGAGCAGCTCGGCTATCATGTGACAGCCACGGTGCGAATGAATTACGGCATCGCGGGATACTCGATAATGGTGAATTCGCAGGAGACGAAAAATGCTGCAAGTCATGTGGAGAGTCGCATCGAGGTGTTCCGCAACAATATGATGCAGATCCTTGAGAATATGTCACAGGAGGATTACGATCACACACGCGACTCGCTGATCAAGCTCAAGCTGGTCGCTGACATGGCGCTTAATACCGAAGTCACACGCAATTGGAACGAGATCATCAATGGGGAATACATGTTCGACCGGCGGCGTCAACAGATCGAAGTGCTGAACACGCTGACCAAGAGTGAAATTATTGCCTTTCTGCTGGACAACGAGATCACAAACATGCGCAAGATCTCCGTTCAGGTGATTGGCCACAAGACCAAGGACAGCGAAGTTGTTGATGGGGACGTCAAGTCCGATTCGGTTGCTAAGGAGCAGGAagaggacgacgacgatgacgatgaggaagaggaggaggaggatgacGAGGAGGAACTATTCCAAATGCTGGCCAACAAGCTGAATGTCACGTTTCTGCCCATCGAAGGCGATGCCACCACAATTGTGGACATTGCCGACTTCAAGGCCAATCTCGATCTGTATCCCCTAAATCCGGCGACTGTCGCCGCGTCCGACGAAGCCGCCAAGCGTCCAAAGATCATTGAGGATGCGCTGAAGAGCACGTGA